The Thermococcus bergensis sequence CAAGCCTCTGAGCTATTTTGGAGTTCTCGGGATCAAGGATTATAACGAGGTCGAACCATTCGTCACTTAGGTCCCTGCTCCGCAAACGGGGCATCTTTCTTCGCTGGTTATGTAGTGGCAGTGTCTGCAGGCCTTTTCGCTCATTCTCCCTCACCACTCTCGGCCTTTCTCTTTTCTTTTTGTATCCACTCAAACTTGCCCAGCCCTGGCTGTCTCATGGTAAGGCCTATCTTGTTCTCCCTGATTATCTTGCTCTTTTCACTGACGGCTATTATCCTAGCCCTCACAGCATCACCAAGCTTCAGGATGTAGCCCTTCTCCTTTCCAACAAATTGGGCGTTTTTTCTCGTCAAAGACAACGTAATCATCCATAAGCTGGGAGATGTGAACCAGACCATCCATTGGGCCAATTCTTATGAAAGCACCGTATGGGACAACGTCGATAACCTCACCCTCAACAACCTCGTGCATCTCGGGCTTCCACACAAGTACGTCAAAGACTGCCTCGTGATAGGTGGCTCCGTCCCCAGGGATTATTACTCCGTCACTAATTTCATGAACATCAAGAATTGCCAGAATGACGCCTTCATCTTTATCGTAAATTCCTTCATAAGCCTCTCGCAGAACAATCTTAGCAGCTTCTTTTGGATCCATTGTAAACATTCTCGGGGGGATTCTCACAACGTCCTTGACTCGAATAAGCTTGTACATTCTCTTACCTCCAAAATTTTAAAAGAGAAGATCACTTCTTGAATTTCTCCTTGTAGAGCTCTATTGCCCTGAGGATTTCCTGCTTTGCCCTCTCTGCGTTTTCCCAGCCCTCTACAATGATCTCCTTTCCTTGGAGCTCCTTGTAGCGCTTGAAGAAGTGTGCTATCTCATCAAGGAAAGCCTTTGGAACATCATCTATGTCCTTCCAGTCGTTGAAGTAGGGATCCTCAACTGGTACTGCTAGTACCTTGTAGTCCTTGTCTCCGCTGTCTACCATCTTGAAGAGGCCTATTGGTCTCGCCTCAATGAGAACTCCCGGGTAAGTTGGTTCCCTCATGATGACCATGATGTCAAATGGGTCGTCGTCATCGTACCATGTTTGTGGAATGATTCCGTAGTCAACCGGGTAGTAGAATGGGCTGTAAAGGACTCTATCGAGCTTTATAAGGCCGGTCTTTTTGTCAAGCTCGTACTTGTTTCTGCTTCCCTTTGGGATTTCTATTAGGGCGTAAACAACTTCCGGTACTTCCGGTCCGGGCTCCAAATCGTGGAATGGATTCATCTCAATCACCTCTTTGGTTTTCAGAAGATTTAGTTATAAACCTAACCCAAAAGTTAACTTCTGCTCTTAGCTCTTAAGGTTGGTTTTTAAAGTTGTCGCTTAATTCGTTGAAAGATTCTATTTGTAAAGTTTTTTTGTTTATCGTTACACTGTTTATCACGAAGTCAACACAAAGTTGGTACCCTACTAGTGGTAATCAACATTCTAAAGAAAAACCTTTTATAGTAGTTTTTAAATTATAACTGCCGGTGGTAATCAATGTGGAGGAAAGCTTTAGCGTTGGGAATGGTGTTAATGGCTTTGGGAGTTGTTTTTGGAGGAGTAGTGGAAGATAGTAATGCTGGAATAATCTATGGAGCTTACAGATGGCACAAAACGGGAGATGGAAAGGAAGTCCTTTATGGACTAACAGCTGGCCTCTTAGGCGGTTCATTTGTAGCTGGAGGCCAAATGGAAATGGCAGGAATAAAAATTGCAACTGAAGGGATAGTTAGTGTTGCTCTTAGAGTTGGTGCAGAATCACTAGCAAGGTGGTGCCCTTATATTGCACTAGGAATAGCTCTTTAATTCGTTGCAAACAAAACCAAGGAGGAACCCACAATGAATTTTTACATAATAATAGGGAAATATAAATTGACGAGAAGAGATTTTGGACTAGGCATAGTTATTGGTATGCTTATCACTTTAATAATCCTCTTTTGTCAATTTGTTGGGCTTATAGACAAGCCACTAATCAGTTCGCCAGAGGACTTTCTAGTGTCTTTAATAGCATTTGCACTGTCTACGATAGTACTTGTTGGTATGCTTGAAAATATCCGACAAACAAAGAGTGAATTACAAAAAGTTACAAACAAAACCAAGGAGGAACCCGAAACAGGTTCCTACATAAAAATAGGGAAATATAAGGTGACAGGAATAGATCCTGGACTAGGCATGGCTATTGGTATGTTTATCAGCGTAATAATCCTCTTTTGTCAATTTGTTGGGCTTATAGACAAGCCACTAATCAGTTCACTAAGGGACTTCCTAGTGTCTTCAATAGCATTTGCACTGCTTACGATAGTTATTCTTGAAATTACCCGAAAATTATCCGACAAACAAAAGATTGAATTACAAAAATAGGTTTATCATTGCAAGGGAGGGCTAAAATTGAAAGATAACACCAAACCTCTTTTACTTTCGTTCTTACTATTTTTTATTGGGCTTTTTCTTGGAGTAACTCTTTCAATTCATTATGAAGTTCACGAAAATGTTAATATTGCCCCATTTTTAGAAAGAGAGTTAAATGAAGGAAAACTGAGTTTTTCTTATATCTTCAAGAACAATCTCAAGGTATCTCTTCTCCTTTCTTTTGGTGGTGCTTTGACATTTGGTGGGTTAACTTTCTTAAACCTTGTTTTTAATGGCATGAACTTAGGAGTATTGTTCTATGAGGCATTAGCTTCAAACGATATTGGAATATTCTTACTTCTCATCCTTCCTCATGGCATTTTCGAGATTCCAGGTTTAATTATAGCTGGGTCTGCAGGCTTTAAAATTCCCTACGAATTGTTAAAATTTGCCCTTGGTAAAAAAGAAGAAATAATTAGCGAAGAAGATGCTAAAGAGTTCTTCAAACTTGTGGTGATATCGATAGTCCTAATACTCATTGCAGCCATAATAGAAAGCAAAATAACACTAAAACTGGCCGAAAAACTGTAATAATCACGCAATAGAAGGATAGCAGTGAGATAACCGATTCAAAAATTTGTATCTGTTTTTTTAGTTTTTAAAATAGTCACTTAATTTGTTGAAAGATTCTATTTGTAAAGTTTTTCTGTTCATCATTGTATTGCTTATCACAAAGCCAACACAAAGTTGGTACTCTACCAGTGGTAATCAACATTTTAAAGAAAAACCTTTTATTGTAGTTTTCAAATTATAACTGTTGGTTGTAGCCAACGTGAGGACCCTAGTTCCCATTAGATCGTTAGGGTTATAAGTACTTAAGTTTTTTGGTTGATTGGTGGTTGTATTGAGTTTTCAGAGGAAAATCCTGATCATAAAATCCGAAATCTACCCGATAATCAGCAAACACTACCCGAAAAACACTCACAGGGAAATAATCAGCCTCTACGACCTGATAACCTTCGCAATACTAGCACACTTGCACTTTAACGGAGTTTACAAGCACGCTTACAGAGTCCTAATCGAAGAAATGAAACTGTTCCCCAAAATCAGGTACAACAAACTAACAGAACGCTTGAACAGGCACGAAAAACTCCTACTCCTAGCACAGGAAGAATTATTCAAAAAACACGCCAGAGAATACGTTAGAATACTGGACTCAAAGCCCATTCAGACCAAGGAGTTGGCCAGAAAAAACAGGAAGGATAAGGAGGGTTCTTCAGAAGTCATCTCTGAAAAGCCCGCAGTTGGGTTTGTTCCCTCTAAAAAAAGTTTTACTATGGGTACAAGCTGACCTGTTACTCTGATGGAAATTTGCTGGCTTTACTGTCTGTTGATCCGGCGAATAAGCATGATGTGAGTGTTGTCCGGGAAAAGTTCTGGGTGATTGTTGAGGAGTTTTCCGGCTGTTTTCTGTTTTTGGATAAGGGGTATGTTAGCAGGGAACTCGAGGAGGAGTTTTTGAGGTTTGGCGTTGTTTACACGCCAGTAAAGCGGGGGAATCAGATTAGTAATCTGGAGGAGAAGAAGTTTTACAAGTACTTGTCTGACTTTCGCAGGAGGATTGAGACTTTGTTTTCGAAGTTTTCTGAGTTTCTTCTGAGGCCGAGCAGGAGTGTTAGTTTGAGGGGGTTAGCTGTCAGGATTTTAGGGGCGATTCTGGCCGTGAATCTGGACAGATTATACAACTTCACAGGTGGTGGGAACTAGGGTTGAGGGTCCTGGGGGAATAAAATGACAAAGGATAAAGATAGACCATTGCAAGATGATTGGTTCATAGATGCAATAACGATTCTGCTATTTGCATTTGGTCTACTAATTGTCCTATTGTGGTAGTTGTTATAGTACTATAGTTCCGAATGACATCTTGGAGGGAAAATAAAATGACAAAGGACAAAGATAAACCATTGCGGGATGATTGTGACAAAGAGGAAATTGACTGGATAACAATTCTGCTAATTGCATTTACTCTACTAATTGCCTTAAGTACCTTTTACTGCTAGCTGCACTAGTAAATTACCATGGTGAGCTCTGAACGTTCCATTTATTTCATTCCTCTACTTTTGTTTTCCTTTTTGGTTTAATTCTTGAGCTATTATTAGTATAAGGTAGATTCACTACTCTTTGCCCAATAACTCCCTAACAGTTTTTTCCACGGCTTGGTAACTATTCATCTTTGGCTTCCAGCCCTTTGCTTTGGCCTTCTCAATGCTAAGAAGCATGATCTTAACGTCTCCCTTCCAGCCCCTTCCCCCATCGACACCGCCGGTAAAGTAGAACTCAGGACTTAGGCCCATCTCCCTACTTACTATCTCTGCTATCTCCTTTACAGTTATCCAGTCCTCGTTGCCTATGTTGTAAACGTCATAGATCTTGGCCTCCTTGAGGAATTCGTTGAAGAGATATACCATTGCATCAACCGTATCACTGACGTGGAGGTAGCTCTTTCTCTGCGTCCCATCCCCCAGAATCTCCAGCCTTTCTGGGTTCTTCTTTAGTTTGTTTATGAAATCATAAATTACACCATGGTTTGATCTCTTGCCGATGATGTTGGCCAACCTGAAGGTTATGGCTTTCATGTCAAAGGTGTGCGCATAACCAGAAATCAAAGCTTCGGCCGCTAACTTTGCTCCACCATAAACGCTTATCGGCTCTAGAGGGCCATAATCTTCTGGAGTCGGGAGTTTTTGAGCTTCTCCATAAACGGTTGAAGATGACGTGAATGCAAGGATTTTAACTCCTTCCTTTCTCATGGCTTCGAGGAGGTTATAAGTTATGAGGACGTTAGTCTCATAGAGGAGCTCGGGGCTTTGGGCGCCGATCCTTACCTCGGGAT is a genomic window containing:
- a CDS encoding inorganic diphosphatase; its protein translation is MNPFHDLEPGPEVPEVVYALIEIPKGSRNKYELDKKTGLIKLDRVLYSPFYYPVDYGIIPQTWYDDDDPFDIMVIMREPTYPGVLIEARPIGLFKMVDSGDKDYKVLAVPVEDPYFNDWKDIDDVPKAFLDEIAHFFKRYKELQGKEIIVEGWENAERAKQEILRAIELYKEKFKK
- a CDS encoding stage II sporulation protein M; its protein translation is MKDNTKPLLLSFLLFFIGLFLGVTLSIHYEVHENVNIAPFLERELNEGKLSFSYIFKNNLKVSLLLSFGGALTFGGLTFLNLVFNGMNLGVLFYEALASNDIGIFLLLILPHGIFEIPGLIIAGSAGFKIPYELLKFALGKKEEIISEEDAKEFFKLVVISIVLILIAAIIESKITLKLAEKL
- a CDS encoding IS982 family transposase (programmed frameshift) — encoded protein: MVVLSFQRKILIIKSEIYPIISKHYPKNTHREIISLYDLITFAILAHLHFNGVYKHAYRVLIEEMKLFPKIRYNKLTERLNRHEKLLLLAQEELFKKHAREYVRILDSKPIQTKELARKNRKDKEGSSEVISEKPAVGFVPSKKFYYGYKLTCYSDGNLLALLSVDPANKHDVSVVREKFWVIVEEFSGCFLFLDKGYVSRELEEEFLRFGVVYTPVKRGNQISNLEEKKFYKYLSDFRRRIETLFSKFSEFLLRPSRSVSLRGLAVRILGAILAVNLDRLYNFTGGGN
- a CDS encoding NAD-dependent epimerase/dehydratase family protein, whose product is MKILVTGGAGFIGSHLVDRLMEEGHEVRVLDDLSAGNLENLKRWIDHERFEFIRGDMRRGEACEKAVKEVEAVFHLAANPEVRIGAQSPELLYETNVLITYNLLEAMRKEGVKILAFTSSSTVYGEAQKLPTPEDYGPLEPISVYGGAKLAAEALISGYAHTFDMKAITFRLANIIGKRSNHGVIYDFINKLKKNPERLEILGDGTQRKSYLHVSDTVDAMVYLFNEFLKEAKIYDVYNIGNEDWITVKEIAEIVSREMGLSPEFYFTGGVDGGRGWKGDVKIMLLSIEKAKAKGWKPKMNSYQAVEKTVRELLGKE